AACATCCCATATCTCACAGAAACATCCCATATCTCTCACAGGAACATCTCATATCTCACAGAAACATCCCATATCTCTCAGGAACATCTCATATCTCACAGGAACATCTCATATCTCACAGGAACATCTCATATCTCACAGATGTTAGAGACCGTGGTCTCACCTGCTCCAAATGTGGGCTGACACTCACTGGCGTCGATGAGGCCCAGCACGGCCACAGAGCCCCAgcccaggtaacacacacacctgccacaCTGCAAACTGAAGTGCACACACGAAGGTACAGAGACGTTTTTACATGAGACAGAGCAgtaacacttgtgtgtgtgtgtgtgtgtggactgtgatgtctgacctttgacctgctgcctccaccagagCAGTGATCCCATCACTGTGAGCGTACGTGACCTCCACAGCTTTCTTATACGCGTTTATGTGCTGCACAATTTCACtgttggaaaaatcaaacaacgtttgtaaaccactcactctcccacaccaaagtccatagagaaaaacagtgattttaacatcacacacacacaggagctgctgatctactgctgcctcgtgtggtcactttgtgtcactgacgtaaatCTGAACGGacaatttcaaatgccgaaatgacaaaataagacatttgaacttagtgatggaggcagcagtggaacaacaactcctgtgtgtgtgtgtgtgtgtgtgtgtgatgttaaaatcactgatttctcagaattctcagaaTCATTTTGGAAAGTGACCTGTAGAGGTCAGCGACACACAGTTTGCTATTAAAGGCTttttctgatgatgatgatgatgatgatgatggtgatgatgtgtgtgtcagtgtaatgTGAAAAGCATGTCGGCGCGTGTCTCTGGTGGCTGTGGTGTTTAACGTGGACATGAAGCCGCACTCAGGAGGACTTACTTCAGGTCATGACACAGGAGCAGTTCTTACTCGACGTGTCAAACTCTTTCTTACTCGTGTGTGATGGACGAGTCCGTGAAGGCAGCGGCGTGAGCGGCGGACAAGACCACGTCCAGGAGGATCTTTGTGGCGCTGCCGCCCTTCATCCTGGAGGAGCCGCTGACGGCTTCAGGCTGAACACAACACAGGTATTACAGTCAACGACAAATGAGGAAATAACACTGAAACGacaactaactgaaactgaattgtgttgttaatccttcagattattattctatcCATGTCTCATTTTTTAGGGCgtaaaacatgcattaaaaacGCTCTCTATAGCGCGATagacagaggcaaaattgagttccaccgaatttcctgACACCTGGTGGGAAGACGTTatcgaccaagacgaacaaaaacgTCCaccaactcaacaggaagtcggccattttgaatttttggTGTCCATCTTGGTGATTTGCACCCAACATAAATGAGCgagacacattattattattgttgttgttacgtTCACGTGTGTCACATTTTCTTGTCGACTGTTTTACTTCCGTCAGAGaagtttgtacatttttaaaatggcatcttttgctgggtttttatgactcaatatttattaatatgactttttacatCTTGCACCTGACAAATACTCCATCAAACCGAAACTAACTCATCTTAAGAGGTTTGTCGTGGTTCTTACTGCGACTGCTGGGTTGATCACAAAGGCCTCGTGGGTCTGAACGAGCTCCTGCATCCTCTGAACGACGCTGTGGAACGTGAACGTGCAGCCAGGTATGGACTCACTCCTGCACcagtcaacaacaacatcactcTTTCAATCAGACTATCACTCATTCATGAAACAAttgaataaatgtgaaatataacaCACTTGGCGTGATGTGTGGGGTTGAATCCCACGAGTACCGGagtgtaaacgtgtgtgtgctgcagacaCAGATGCAGCTGTCCGGCCACAAACGGAGCCTGCAGTCACAAACAGAGACGGTGAAGATCGACTTCCTGTCATCGACGGATCACTTCATACGGATCAATACGAGCGACGACTGACAGATAATCCACAGGAGATGCCGATGAACAGGACGCGCTTCTTTCcctcacagagctgcaggaaAACACCGTGTTTAAACACTCCTTACATTTACATTCTCTTTTATTACTTCACTGAATATGAAGACGCCGACCTTGTTCAGACTGAGCGCGCCCAGTGTGGCCTCGTCTTCAGGAGCTTCTTCAGAGGAAAACAGAGCTCTGAtgggaagaagaacaaaaatgtgacgacagaagacaaaacaccgctgttttatttcatctatatattcattattattgtgtcaAACTTAAATCAACATTTAGCTTTCATATTTAAACCACACGGTCGAGATGAGCTAACTTTAGACAACAGCTAGCATTAGCTAACATGAGTCAAACATGAGCTAACTCTAGACAACAGCTAGCATTAGCTAACATGAGTCCAACATGAGCTAACTCTAGACAACAGCTAGCATTAGCTAACATGAGTCCAACATGAGCTAACTCTAGACAACAGCTAGCATTAGCTAACATGAGTCAAACATGAGCTAACTCTAGACAACAGCTAGCATTAGCTAACATGAGTCAAACATGAGCTAACTCTAGACAACAGCTAGCATTAGCTAACATGAGTCCAACATGAGCTAACTCTAGACAACAGCTAGCATTAGCTAACATGAGTCAAACATGAGCTAACTCTAGACAACAGCTAGCATTAGCTAACATGAGTCCAACATGAGCTAACTCTAGACAACAGCTAGCATTAGCTAACATGAGTCCAACATGAGCTAACTCTAGACAACAGCTAGCATTAGCTAACATGAGTCAAACATGAGCTAACTCTAGACAACAGCTAGCATTAGCTAACATGAGTCCAACATGAGCTAACTCTAGACAACAGCTAGCATTAGCTAACATGAGTCCAACATGAGCTAACTCTAGACAACAGCTAGCATTAGCTAACATGAGTCAAACATGAGCTTACTCTAGACAACAGCTAGCATTAGCTAACATGAGTCAAACATGAGCTAACTCTAGACAACAGCTAGCATTAGCTAACATGAGTCCAACATGAGCTAACTCTAGACAACAGCTAGCATTAGCTAACATGAGTCAAACATGAGCTAACTCTAGACAACAGCTAGCATTAGCTAACATGAGTCCAACATGAGCTAACTCTAGACAACAGCTAGCATTAGCTAACATGAGTCCAACATGAGCTAAAACTGAACCAAATGTAATCAAAATGAGTGACCATTACACACGACACAAGCTAACTTTATTAACTAGCATTAGCCAACATGAGACAtatatttaaaggttttaatGTTGACCTGTCTCCTCCTGCAATGATGTACGTGTAGATCAACGTGTGCTTCAGCTTCTTCAGCTCTCTGTTGAAACCTgactaacaacacacacacacacacacacacacacacacacacacacacacacacaccttcactgTTCTGGAACAAATAAAACTCATCACTTCATTATGAGATTAAATAACTCTATGTTAATCTGGTCTGGTCTGCGTCATGAGCATCTCAGGATATTCACCGCTGCCAGAAAAGCGAGCCGACCTGAAGTTCCACATCCACTGAGGACGACGAGACTGTCCTGAGGATCCTGTGAGAGacatcagaaaaacacacaacagtctctttgtgttagttttgtgtctctttgtgttagTTTTGCGTCTCTCTGTGTTagttttgtgtctctctgtgtgttagtTTTGCGTCTCTTTGTGTTAGTTTTGCATCTCTGTGttagttttgtgtctcttttgtgtctctttgtgttagttttgtgtctcttttgtgtctctttgtgttagTTTTGCATCTCTGTGttagttttgtgtctcttttgtgtctctttgtgttagttttgtgtctctttgtgttagttttgcgtctctttgtgttagttttgcgtctctttgtgttagttttgtgtctctttgtgttagttttgcgtctctttgtgttagttttgtgtctctttgtgttagttttgtgtctctttgtgttagttttgcgtctctttgtgttagttttgcgtctctttgtgttagttttgcgtctctttgtgttagttttgtgtctctttgtcgtAGAGAGCGCTCTCGTACCCTGAGAATGACCTCCACTCTCTTTGCGACCTCCATCACAGTTTTCACCACTTGTTCACTCAAAAGCCTCTGAAAAAAGAACACGTGTATGATGTTGTGTTAGATTGTTGTTTGAAGAGGATTGATTGTGTATTGATGATCTGTACCTGATAGGCTCCTCCTGTCTCTTCCTGAAACATCTGAGCATCACAGGCCTGTAACATCCTGACAATGCTGCGAGCTGGAGCTCTGTCAATGTGTCGTGTCAGAGGATTGGACttctctgaaacaggaagtgctggcTCGTAATCTGGGGACTAAAAGACAAGAAAACCCATAAAAGATCTTCTTGGTTTAATccaaaaaaacctaaaactaTGAAGTTACCTCCCATTCCTGCATCGTAGAAGAACTCCAAGTCCAGTGAGAATCTGCCGTTTGTTTGTCCTCTGTGTCGTTCAAgaaacaagagtgtgtgtgtgtgtgtgtgtgtgtgtctatctgCTGTGACAAAGTTCACTGAAGGACCTTTGAGACTTAAGTGTAAAAGGAAGTAATGGACTGTTGGATAAATGTCGAGAGAAACGACATAAAAACGAAAACTGaaaggaaaatgtcaaaaattttgtgattttaacgtgtcacacacacacacacaggagttgttgatccactgccgcctcctTCACTCAGTTacagtgtcttatttttttgaatTCGGCATTTGGAAACCTTCATTTtcattaacctcagtgacacaaagtgtccacacgaggcagcagaggaccagcagctcctgtgtccccgcagctaaaatcagtgattttctctgtgggctttggtgtgggagagtgagtggtttacaaacgtctgtctcacagtgagataaagacgtgaacgtgttcttaaagatgtCGTAGACTTCATCTGATGTTGGTTTTATGAATCAGTTTTTCTCACATCTCAAGCTGCATCCAAAACTCTGCACTCGTCTGGTTTAAATATTGAGAGAAAGGTTGTCATTGCTGGAAGTGAACAAGTGAACAAGTGAACAAGTGAACATCCCATCAGTGGACAAAAGACTCTGAAGTGCGTCTCAGTCTGGTGTGGAAATATTGACAGTCCAGCAGATTGTGGCGTCTCATACATATTTCATCAGTGACGGTCAGCTGCAGCGTGTCTCACTCCTCCACACTCACACCACCGTCTCTCATCACTGCCAGCTAATtactgcctcacacacacacacacacacacacacacacacacaaggaccaGACTAATAATATGATTTCTCCCACCACTGTGCTCAGAGTGAACGTGGAACACGTGGAGTGCAGTGATGCGTTTGTTCACTCTCACTGATTATTAATCATATCAGACATgggaggtggtgtgtgtgtgtggtgtgtgtgtgatgtgagtcacacaaacaccacacacacacacacacacacacaccccacagcCTGGGTTGTAGCACCTCCACATGTGTGTGAGCCACAGCAACTCACAGCCTCAAAGAGCGTCGTGGTCGTGTGACATTATAACAAAACTGATAACATCTGTGTCATCATAAcaacgtgttcacgtctttatctcactgtgacactgactttcataaaccactcactctcccacactaaagcccacagagaaaaccagtgattttaacatcacacacacacacacacacacacacaggagctgctgatccactgc
This genomic interval from Solea solea chromosome 2, fSolSol10.1, whole genome shotgun sequence contains the following:
- the gckr gene encoding glucokinase regulatory protein, whose amino-acid sequence is MQEWESPDYEPALPVSEKSNPLTRHIDRAPARSIVRMLQACDAQMFQEETGGAYQRLLSEQVVKTVMEVAKRVEVILRDPQDSLVVLSGCGTSGRLAFLAASGFNRELKKLKHTLIYTYIIAGGDRALFSSEEAPEDEATLGALSLNKLCEGKKRVLFIGISCGLSAPFVAGQLHLCLQHTHVYTPVLVGFNPTHHAKSESIPGCTFTFHSVVQRMQELVQTHEAFVINPAVAPEAVSGSSRMKGGSATKILLDVVLSAAHAAAFTDSSITHDEIVQHINAYKKAVEVTYAHSDGITALVEAAGQSLQCGRCVCYLGWGSVAVLGLIDASECQPTFGADHKDVRGFINGGYSQLDNSEGHMTSLGRKFNITHEDFLRDVLPHLNDLDTVLLLYSHCGQTLMLSI